One Nitrospinota bacterium genomic window, TCGCAAAGGGCCGCCATCTTGTCGGGAACGATATTGCTCACGACACAGATAACCCCCCTCCCGCCGACGCTGATCAGCGGAAGGACCGTGAAATCGTCCCCTGAGACCACCACGAAATCCTCCGGACAGAGGGCGATTACGTCGGCGATCTGGGAGAGGTCGCCCGTCGCTTCCTTGATGCCGACGATGTTAGGCAGCTCCGCGGCGCGGGCCACCTCGTCGGGCAGCATGTTGCGCCCCGTCCGGCTGGGCACGTTGTACATTATGATCGGCAAGCTCGTCGCCTCGGCCACAGCCTTGAAGTGCTCGTAGAGCCCCTGTGGGTTCGGCTTGTTGTAATAAGGGGTGATGACGAGGCAACCGCTGGCCCCGGCCCGCTCAGCATGCTGAGTCAGATCGATCGACTCGCTGGTGGAGTTGGAGCCGGTCCCGGCGATCACGGGCACACGGCCGGCGGCTTGCTCTATGGCCACTTCCACCACGCGGTGGTGCTCCTCGTGACTGAGGGTCGCCGACTCCCCCGTCGTCCCGCACGGGACAATGCCGTGTATGCCTCCCTCAATCTGGAAGTCGATGAGCCCCCGGAATGCGGCCTCGTCGAACTCGCCGTCCCGGAAGGGTGTGACGATGGCAGTGAAGCAGCCCTGAAACATGATGACAACCCCCCCTTAGAGCAAAAAGTCGGGAATGATCTCCCCCCGGACTAAGTCCTCGTAGCTCTCCCGCTGTCGGATGACGTGATAGTCCGAGCCCTCCACGAGGACCTCGGCGACCCGAGGCCGGGAGTTGTAATTGCTTGACATGGAAAAGCCGTAGGCCCCGGCGCTCATCACGGCCACGAGATCCCCCTGCGCCAGAGGCGGCAGGGGCCGGTCTTTTGCCAAAAAGTCGCCGCTCTCGCATACGGGCCCCACAACATCGACCGGAGAGCGGGGCGCCTCGGCGTCGGCCTCGGCCACCGGCCAGATGGCCTGGTAGGCCCCGTATAGGCTCGGGCGGGCCAAGTCGTTCATGGCCGCGTCCACGACGAGGAACGTCTTCTCCTGGTGCGCCTTGGTATAGAGCACTCGGCTTACCAGCACCCCGGCGTTGCCCACGATGACCCGGCCGGGCTCGAAGATGAATGTCACCCCCAGGCCGTCCATTGCCGGCAGGAGCGCCTCTGCAAGCTCTTTCACGTCGGGCGGGTCCTCGTCCTCGTAGGTGATGCCCAGCCCGCCTCCAAGGTTTATGTAGCTGATGGCGATCCCTTCGGCCATGAGCTTCTCCACCAGAACGACGATCCTCCCCAGAGCGTCCACGAATGGGCTCGCC contains:
- the lysA gene encoding diaminopimelate decarboxylase, whose protein sequence is MSDFSYIDGWLHCEEAPLERIAADVGTPFYCYSHATLVRHWRAFEEAFDSVDHLICFAVKANSNLAILKLFINMGGGVDIVSGGELYRAILAGADPKRIVFAGVGKTREEIAGALRAGVLMFNVEGRQEIEVIDSVAGELGLRAPVALRVNPDVDPATHPYIATGLRESKFGIPFSEALEAFRRAAEMDHLEVVGLHSHIGSQITQASPFVDALGRIVVLVEKLMAEGIAISYINLGGGLGITYEDEDPPDVKELAEALLPAMDGLGVTFIFEPGRVIVGNAGVLVSRVLYTKAHQEKTFLVVDAAMNDLARPSLYGAYQAIWPVAEADAEAPRSPVDVVGPVCESGDFLAKDRPLPPLAQGDLVAVMSAGAYGFSMSSNYNSRPRVAEVLVEGSDYHVIRQRESYEDLVRGEIIPDFLL
- a CDS encoding 4-hydroxy-tetrahydrodipicolinate synthase, whose protein sequence is MMFQGCFTAIVTPFRDGEFDEAAFRGLIDFQIEGGIHGIVPCGTTGESATLSHEEHHRVVEVAIEQAAGRVPVIAGTGSNSTSESIDLTQHAERAGASGCLVITPYYNKPNPQGLYEHFKAVAEATSLPIIMYNVPSRTGRNMLPDEVARAAELPNIVGIKEATGDLSQIADVIALCPEDFVVVSGDDFTVLPLISVGGRGVICVVSNIVPDKMAALCDAALKGEWDRARELHYYLRPINKAMFMETNPIPVKTALKLMGRITGEVRLPLSPLSEANEGRLASVLKEAGVL